The Mugil cephalus isolate CIBA_MC_2020 chromosome 8, CIBA_Mcephalus_1.1, whole genome shotgun sequence genome segment aatgaatacgaaaaatatttatatgtttgtatttcttcAACTCTGCAGCTCAACTGAGCAGCATGACGATGGCCGCGAGTCAGGGCTCAATGCTCCACCTCCAGAGTAACATGCAGCACAGCCCTCTGGGAATCAGTATCATCAACACTCACAGTGGCAGTGTGAGTATTCACAGCCCCGCAagaagatatattttatttgttttaaggagctagtttaaaatgaaacattcctGCGTTCGTTTACCACAGATGTCTCCGTTCTCGATGAATGGCCTGCCCTCTCCTGGATACCAGTGCCCTACCTCAGTCTACCAGGCCACACCCCAGCAGGTGTACTCTCTAACCCAAACTGGACAACAGGTAATATGCTTTAAGCTGACGAAGAGCCTGAGGTTACCAGTGGAGAAATGGTAACTATGGGATGAGGTTGTGAAtattcccctctctctttctcctagTGTTCTGCTGGGGGGCTTTATAGCAATGTTTCTTTCAACAACCAAAGTCTTTTCACACAACCTCGCCTGGCTCCACAagagcaggagctgcagccCAAGTCTTTCCCCAAGCCAATCTACTCCTACAGGTCAGCACACATATGATTAAGTAAAAATATCCACCTGAATCTCCTCATTAATTTCCACCCAATTTGTACTGAATCGCATCCAATCTATGTTTTTGTTCCTCAGCTGTTTGATTGCCATGGCTCTGAAGAACAGCAAAACTGGCAGCCTTCCAGTCAGTGAGATCTATAGCTTTATGAAGGAACACTTTCCTTATTTTAAGGTACGGTAGCCCGTTCCCATTACAGACAAAGACTTGCATGTACATCAAGTGTGTGACTGACTATATTCAACCTGTTTGCGTGCAGACTGCGCCTGACGGATGGAAGAACTCAGTCAGGCACAATCTCTCCTTGAACAAATGCTTTGAGAAGGTGGAGAACAAGACAAGCAGCTCGTCCCGCAAGGGTTGTCTGTGGGCGCTGAACCCTGCCAAAATTGacaagatggaggaagagatgcAGAAGTGGAAACGCAAGGACCTCCCAGCCATTCGGCGCAGCATGGCTAACCCTGGTGAGAAATTCATTTTTGTCAAACGTGAAAAGTCTAAAGCTCATATTTTGTTGCGTAGTCTGACAGTCCGTCTTGCTTCCCACAGATgagctggacaaactgatcACAGACCGCCCGGAGAACTGCAGGCGAAAGGCTTTAGAGCCTGGCATGACCCGGCTGCCCAGCTGTCCAACCGGCCTCCCGCTGCAGGTCCCATcccagatgcagcagcagccaatAGTCACGCTGTCCCTGCCGTGTTTACCCAtgcaccagcaccaccagctTCAGGCCCAGCTCCAGGCTCAGGCCCGACTGGGGCCCATGTCCCCTGCACCGGCCCAGACGCCTCCCCTCCACACAGTCCCTGACCTTTCTCACAGTCCGCTCACCCAGCAGCCCGGCAAGCCCCCTGACGATTTCTACACCGTGCACGGAGACACGCACACGGAGGTGGACGCACTGGACCCTAGCATCATGGACTTTGCCCTTCAAGGTAAAATACATTGAGTAATTgtcagttttgttctttttttttttacaagataATTGCAGCGTTGTTGCTTAAATATACTAACACCAACTCTCTGCTCAGGTAATCTATGGGAAGAAATGAAGGACGACAGCTTTAACCTGGATGCTCTGGGCACCTTTAGTAACTCACCCCTACGACTATCAGACTGTGACTTGGGAAGTGTCAGCCTCCCTCCCGCCTCCAATGGAGCGAACCTGCCGCTGTCAGACGTGCAGGTGACGGGGCTGTACACCTCCTACACCTCCCAGGATCCCCTGTCTTCCCAGTACATGGGCGCCGCGGCCAACAGCAAGCCCATTGCCTTGCTTTAGAGCATTAAAACTGTTTTCTCCAACACGATCCATTCATTCGTCTGTGGATATCTGTGGATGCCACCTGAAGAAGTCTGATGTCTGGTTTCTTTTGTGCTACTAAAAGTGAAAGATTTGGGAACCGGGTCATTAAGAGCTAAAACTGCTGACAAATAAAGAGGCGGATGTAAGAGAAAGTGTGTAAGACTTCGAGAATCGAGCTTTGCCAAGCAAAGACTGAAAGACTCTGTTTGGAGAATGACATGTAAGTTAGCATCCAACAGTTTTTCCACTGCGTTTAAAGACTTTCCATAATGTAGCTCCCCATCTCTCATCTGTTGTATTGTGCTAGACATTAttgctgtgatgttttatttatatttataaaaggcAGCTGGAGAAAGTGATGACTCTATCAATCTTTTGCTGtatatatttgaatgtgtaaAATTCCTATTGCCACAAAAAAGCTTTCACTTGACAATATTTGCCCTTCTCCTTCTAAAATGTGTGCCAACACTTCGGGCGATCCGCATTTTTACATATTCTACGCGCTGTGATTAACATGTCTGAAGGTCACGTGTACTTGTATGTTCATTAACTTGATCATATTAAAAATCAAATGGGTAAACAAAAGCATCTTTACAGTTAAATATATCAAGTGACATTTATTGACAAACAGCCCTTGGTAAAATACAAGACACATGAAAGAGTTAATATACATTCAAACGAATGGCATTCGTGGTATTTTAGTCAGAGGTAAGGAGAATCAAGACGGTGCCTGACGGATCGCTTTGGCAATTAATGTCCACCCCTACACAAAACCTGAGTTTTAAGAATGGCTGCTTTATACCAGAGATCTACAGACTAAACCGAACTCTGAAGTATCGCATACAGTGTCACATTACATTCAAACCATGGGGTTCaaccacaaaacacaagaaTGAAAGTGGCAGTGAAAACTGAGTCTAAGTCAAGTCAATACAACAATAAGACAGAAGACAGATGGACTTCAACCTTTTCTCGATCACAAATGTACTTATTTTCGatggaaaaaaatcttaaacaagcttatttttacattcaaaCATGATCACGCATTCTCCATCTTCAACTAAATAACAAAACTAGCACGTGAATATCAAGTCTCTTATTGTATGACGCCTGAATAACTCCAGACTCAACAGACTGCACCAGTAAGGTAATGGTAACACTGATAACTTTTGTGTACAAATACAGCAAAGTGAAATGTGCGTGACAGTGACCAAGGAAACACAGTTCCTGGTCCGAGCAACTGAAATGACTGACTGGTTAACTTAATGTACAAGACTGAACTGTCCATTGTGGCACACATGGAGAGGCCACTCTGTATAGAGCACTGTTATTGTGTGTGCatatcattcttttatttttttacaaaaatccTCTAAATTCTAAACCTGAAGTTCAAGACAGTGTTTCTTTAGCCTTAcaattttctccttttaccaCTAAAGCACTTTAATGCCTGCAACACACTTGTGTTACATAACAGTACAATCAACTAAAGTAGAgcgttttttcttctctttaataGTGCAACCATGGTAAAGTGCCGTTGCTTAAGTGGAGCTGGTGCTGTCCATTGTTGCAAGCAGGTGCGACAGCTTGGCCCTCTGGGCCTGAGTGATGTTCTGGCTCATGTGGATGATGCAGTCCATGGCCACGTCGGGGTTAGCCTGCACCAGGCTAGACACAAGGGAAAGAAAGTATGCTCAtctttaaaacatgaaacatttgcAGATATTTTCATGCAGATATTTGTAGACATCAACTTTGTTTTGCTACTGTAAGGGTGCTGCCAGTAAAACACACTTTCAAACCTAGAGTTAAGTAAGGATTCAGCAGATTTCTTGGTAAAACCCCCAAGAATACATTTCAGACTAAGATGAGGCTCCGGCTTAAAATTTTTCCCCATAAGTATTTTTTCTACTATGAATGCACAAGATTTTATGACACTAACTTAATTCATGGCTCAGTCCAAAGTAACTCCACCATAACGTGAATAAATGCACAGTATACCTGCGAATGTGTTTCATAGCGTTTTCTCTTTTCAAGTATTTGATGTTCTCTCGGATAGCCGAACGGGTACCATCCTCGTCAGATAAATGCTTCTCAAGCCACTCGACCACTGTTTGGTTGTTATCCCAAAGATAAGCCTGGGAAAGACACAAAACTTTACCTGTTACCGGACATGTATCCACAATGTGTCAGCTGGATTTAAGCATTAGACAGTAACCTTGTTATCACACACCTTAACTGTTCCCTCAGTTTCAACAAACCAGCGTCGCAGCATGGACTGCATGTGCCCATCGCTGAGATCCTTGTTGGCTTGCAGAATCTCACATTTCACCACCTGCTCCAACAGGAGGCGACGCAGACGCCAGTAGAAGAAGGTTCGCACATTCTTCCAGTCCAAAATATCCTATTGAGAATCAAAGAGCACAGGGCAAGAAGTTATAAAGGGTTGAATCAAACCTAAATATGACTCTATTTTCAGCATCTAAAGTAATGTGCATAGTGCCACATTGTTCAGAAGGTGTACACTCACAGTGATGGCACCTTTCTCCTGCATCCTGCCTGGGGTGTCATGCAGGTCTACAAACTGCACTGCCACCTGGTGGTAGATGGGCAACAGAAATTCCTCTCTGGCTTTGAGCTTTGACTCCAGCTCTTTGCACTGTTTGTCGGATAGCTCAGGGGAAGCTTATGAAAACAGAGAAACTCTGAGTCACTAACTAATCTTGAAATGGTaaagaaaattcaaataatCTTGTGGTTCTCTGATATGAGAGAAAAGGAGCTTTTACCGAGCTGCTCAACCAGACTGGAATAAACTGAGTCTAGCCTTCTCATTGTCTTCAGCAGGTCCTTCCTCCTGAATTTGATCTCCACTGTACCCTCAGCCTCCAGCACGCCACCTCTgtatcagagaaaaaaaaaaaaaaaaagcaagccaGGAGACATAAATGACAGACCTTTAATCACAGTCATCTGTTGGTTAGGTGTGGAAAAACACTGCTTCATGTACCTGCTTTCCCTGTCAGCATAGAGTTCCATACAAAGTGGGTTGATGGTGGGGTCTATCACCACCCAGGACCCCCCTCTCAGCTCAGCCTGCGGTGGGATGTACACCAACACTGGCTGGTGGAAACCATGCAGGGCATCCACAATATAGGCCCCAAACTTGAGTACCTGGTCATACATGTCTGGGACAGAAATGGGCagaaattacattattttataaaCTCAAAAGTCCAAGGCAGTTAAGATTATAAGCATTAAAACAGTGTTCGGAAAATAATGGTAAATGATAAAGTCTCAGCCCAGAGTATGTTAACGGAAAAATATTAAAGGAGCTGAGTTTGAGGCAGCCACACCGTCATTACTACACTGATCAAAACCAAGTCAAAAACttaaaactgaaactttatATTCAGtataaaggttttatttatttcttgaaagacaaaaatatgttaCTGGACTACACGTTTTATAATCTCTTTGCCAAGTTTAGGACTCATACATACCCTTCATCCCCCCCGAGAAGCCCCTCCAGTTGGCAAACACCATGAGGGGTAAACGTTCCCGGTTAAAGTCACAAATCGCCTGAGCCGTTTTAAAAGCTGAATCTGGAAACCACACCTGACCGGCCTGCTGCAGAACCTGGCGAAACAACAAGAGCAGAGGTGATACGTTGTTCTAATTACTGTCATGGGTTATTGTGTGACTATATTTCTTATAATCCATGTGGATGGATTGACTCACTTTAGATTCTGAGTCCAGGTTGGCTGGATCTGCTGGGACAGTGAACTCAACGGTGCGTGTTTCAACCGCAATGACACCCAGGGGGATTCCTCCTAATCTGAATTTATCCAACGACACTACTTATTAATTTATTCGTGTTTAAGGTGTAATAAGCATTTAAGATACAATAAAGCGCTTTGTGCACAGCTGATTTACCGTGCTCTTCCCACGACCACAGTCTGAGCCCAGGACTCCATGACCTCCATGAAAGAGCCATAATCGAAGAATCCACTCTGCCAAGCACCTCTCACCGCTAATGAcaccagttaaaaaaatatccagttaTTACATTTAATAGTGAAACAGAGGCATTTCAGAGTTTAGATCATGTCACTTACAGGGGTGAGATCTCCCAGCTAGCATCCAGCGGGGGTCATACGGCGCTTTAGTGGGAGTAAATTCTATCTCTCTGTCTACTGGGTCTGTAATCGCTATGACAGGAACAGGGgagtgtttgttctgtttttgtgaggagagaagaagaactccaGTAAATGATCTGAAGGTTTAATTCAGTTACTGTAAGATTAGATCAAGGCTGCACCTTTGGCATGTAGGAGAGCCACTGCAGGATGTTGAAAACACCCTCAAAGTCGTCTGGCACAGTGGTGTGTGTGACTCCATTATTGTGCATGATCTGGATTCCTCCCAGCTGGTTGTTGGAGGTGTAGACCTCCCTGCCCAGAACCTGGAACAAAACATGAACTTAAATGGTGAACCTGAACTACTTTTAACTGATTAAAACAAAGGAATTGCCTTTAGTTTGCTGAATTAAACAGGTTAAATCAACCAACTGCTATCTCACCATAGTGGTGAGAAGATGGAAGCAGAAAAAATCCTAAACATCCTGGAAATACTATTTTAGGATTGAAGATTCAATCtgaagtgatgagatgtgatcGTTGTATTTTTTCaacattcagaaaacaaaaagaatgaaaaagacaaacctTGTTAAGAGCCCCTGCTCCAGTCAGGATAATGTGGGAGTTCTCCACCTGGATCACGCGCTGTCCTAAACGGACGAGATAGGCCCCGATTCCAATAGCGCGACACGTCACCTGCAAGAGCATCAAGAGGCTTAAATGTAAGAATCACGGACTTTGACACGCTGCTGCCGAGGGAGGTCAGCTCCACGTTCTCACCATACTGATGGTAATGATCTCGTCATAGGCCCGAGAAGATTCTCCAGCGATGGTGCCAGAACCTCGCAGGTTCTCAACGCCAAGACCTTCATCCTTCCCAATGATGTCAGTGATAATGTACCTGTGATGAGCACAGGGGAGAGAGAattcaattatattttaattttatatacaATCTGACCAGACAGTAAGCAtggtagaaaataaaacaaaagttaagGATGTCACATATTTCTATTAGCCGACTAATGTACCTGGACTCTCCACATTCCTCTACATGATGACAGTGAACAGAATTGGTGGAACTGATCCTGGTGTAGTCTTGTGGTGTCAAGTAAAGGTATTTGAACCCCttcaggaagaaaatgaaataacattacAAATGTTGTCATCTGCTTTTCACAAAATGGAATCATGACGGGGAACTTGTGTCAGAGGGCACCTTGTAGGGATCAGCGGGGTCGATCCAGGCCACCTGGAACATGTGTTTGACCTCTTCGGCGAGCCCGATACGAGCTCCGCTGTTGGCTGCGATGTAAATGCGGGGAATGCCCTCGGCACGAGCCAACTCTGACGCCCTGAGAAAGAGCTCATCCTCCTGAGGACCAAACGAGCCAATCATGTGAGTGATGTCGTTACAGATGACAATAATGTCTCTGCCCTTCGGGTACTCGGgagtcttcatcttcatcctgaAGGCAACCATTCCCACCTGGTGAAGATCAGTCATAGTGGGTATTAGTATCATCACACTGAGAAAGCACAGTGAGTGTAGCAGGTAATGTAAATGTCCTTAAAAGCGTCCTACGTCATTGTCTCCAGGCAGGCGGTTCAACTGCACTAGTCGACCTTCTGAGTCCAGTACTAGTTCAGTGCACATCAGCACATCTTTAGGAGATACTTCCCCTGGACCCCACTGCTTCAGTAATGCCTACAAGAAGATTTTCAGTGAGGTCAAGCTTAGAACATCTCATACAGAAATATGTGATTCACTTAGATGGCATTACCTGTCTGAACATCTCAGGGAAGTCATAGACGTACGTGGTGCCCAGCGTTTGAGCCTGGAAGCGTTTGGACTGCAGCAGGTCTTTGGTCACATATGGAGTGTTGATGAGCATGCCATGCAAGGGACCTTGCTTGTCTCCGTATGACTGAAACATGatctaaaaaggaaaagacagttTATACGACCGTGTAACCATAACAGCAACGCCTTTAGCTTCGTATTTCTTTTCCCACAGTGTTTTGTCCTCACCTGCCCAGAGTTTAGGTCAGTGACTTCTTTATACAGACTGATGTCCAAGTAATAGCCAGACTCATTCGTGAGAAACAGCCGGATAGGAATGGCGTTCCCAGTTGGTGTCAGACGAATGTTGATCTTCAGCTCAGCCTGAAGGACGCGCAGCTTCCAAAGACGACTGCCGTAGCGCATCACCATGGAGCGGACAGACTCCTCTATCTGAACACCCAGGGACGTTTAAAAGAACACGAAAATGTGAATTTGGAGTCTGAGGTCTGAGTAAATAGGACATTATGCAGTCGTTAATGTTAATCTGCACACTGACTTTAGAGGGGTCCATGATGACAGTGGGGACGAAGTTGAGGAAAATGTGATTGCAGTCTGTGCGGACACTGGTATTACTGAAGGCCACCTCCAACTCATCCATGGCTTCCAGCAGAAGACGCTCTCCTTCATTTTGGAGATACTCAAAGGAAGCTTCCTAGTTATATATAAAGATGCATGACATAAATGTAAGaatttatgtcttttatttaaacatacaaGTTTTGGTTTGGTCCTCTCACCTTTGTAATCAGATCTGAGTGGCGGATGATTGCTCTGATGAAGAAGCGGTAGTCAGTGACTTCCGCTCCCTCCTGAACACGAGCAGCGCCCAGGTAGAGGTGCATTTTGTGGTTGGCACAGGGAACGGCTGTCAGGTCAAAGTTCCTCATTCGGTTGAGCTCGAGCTGGAAGGCCAGAGCCGGCTCCAGGTTCCGGTAAATTCGATCCTCCTGGaactgaagacaaacagaaagtggGGCTCAGCGTCTACTCAGACAGCAGCACGCCAGCTCATTAAGTGAATTCAGGTTCGATTAAAACTTACTCCGTCTCTAGCTCTGAACGTGAAGAACTTGGGAaattctctctgtttttaatgaaacagcaaaagaaaaataatcagtcaGTATGACTTAAGAGTGATGGTACCTTGTAAGTACTTTCCAagagaaatgaacaaatatcAATAACTGTTGTTAGATTAAGCTTCCAAAACAAGTATCTGACTGGGATTAAGAAAATTTTATCACAAAGAGTTGAGAATAGCTATGCTTAAATAATAACTTTTCATAAATACAGTGTGAGTACCACCTAAGTTTTCACATGGAGGCCACTTATGATTATGAAACTGTACATTAACACGATTACCTTCTGTGCAATCAAAAATGTGATTCTCCTGATTCCATACTCAAACAGGATTGCTTTCTGTAAAAAACAGCAACCAtccatcattttcatttaaagagatgttgtttttattaatttatttatcacattATTAAAATGGGTAACTTTAATCTGACGGCTGACCTTTGACTGGGCGAAGGCAGTAAAGGCTGTAACCAAGGCGTCGTCGTCTTCAGTGTCGGCCGTTTTTATGGACACGTTAATGATGTGGATTGGGTTCTCCCTGGTGTTCTGTATCGGACAGAAGTGGAATTAATGGCTGCACAGACACACGAGAACACAGACTTTTTATCAAGGACACATTTCCACACCTTGAAGCTCTCGTCCTCGTAGAGACTTGAGCAGGACTCTGAAAACGGAGAGTCCTCCAAGAGTGGTTCTGCAAAACTGGACAGGACTTCATCAAAATCCCtgcaagagaaaaataaactttttactAACTGATCTACAAAATCTAAACAATAAATATGGGAAAGAGTTAAAGGTCAAGTTTAAAATGACCTTTTGAAATCATCAAAATCCTGGAAAGCCACCATGGCCCCCATGCGCTGGCATGGCGGAGAAAAGGCTCCTTCGAGGAAGAGCTCACTGCTCTGCCGCCTCATTTTAAACTGGCCTGATCCATTCACTGGCACAGGAACCCTAAACAGAGGCACAACCACATAGTGATTACATAGGCAGGCGTGActtagaaatatataaaaattaaaacaaaaacaactcaacagCATAAACGGTACAAATATTCATACAGAGAGCAAATAAAGCAGGTCTGAATGACAGCAAAGTTTGACCATCATTGCATCCAATTACACAGAGTTCACTACAGAAGTGCCATAAAGTCCAGTGAGTCTCGACTATAAAGTCTAGAAGTCAAGTCCAGACTGAGATACAGGTGCTGCTATTTCCCGCATGTTTCACTGTCTGACTACGATTGTGTGATTTGATCCTGCAGACTGATTGTAGGCAGCTTGGTTGATTAATTGTTATCATTGCCTGTTTATCAGCTGCACTCTTTTGTACAACAAGTCTTTCAAGGTCAAAAGGAGACTTGTTGACATTTATGTCTCTGTTGCATTATGGAGatgacacacatgcatgcatccCCACAGTGTTTACACACAAGCCGGATACCATCCATCATTTGTATGTAATTACTCGCCATTGTTCACTGTATGTCAGAGGAAGATGATCCGCCTTGTGTACTCACAAGTCACAAGCAAATTCTCATTAATAAGGCTATTCTTGGTCTACTTCAATTTTACGAAATAAGTATTTGTCTTCACTTCTATCTGTCCCTAAAACAATGTCGTAAATTTAATCAAGTCAAGTCTCCGCCAGGTTCATAGAtgcatttcatatattttcttttttcttatccaGGGTAACTGTTAGTATATCTGACTGAGATTTGCAAATCAAGACAAATCTACATTTTATGCTGGAGAATACAGGCTCCCCATTCTTAATCTAAGGCTTCAGGTttttaagaggaagaaactAAACTATGTACCTCTCCAAAAGCTCAGTAATGTCAAGAgaagcaacagagaaaaaaagatatgGAGCAGCTCAGCTTTAAAAGTGAATTAAGAAGGACTTGTTAGGGGAGTCCTTAAGCAATCGCATCTGAGGAGAAGGAACAAGCAAGACGGTGCATCTAGCATGCATTGCTGTGAGACATACACACAATCAGTTGGCTTGGCTTTCTGGGAGGAGCTTTACTCTACCTGTTCAGAGTACGGCTGCTCCCTCTGAAATAAGATGATCGACAGGTGAACATTAGCGGTGGGCGATCAAACTGTACGTCCACCTCTAGGCATTATGATTAGACTGAAGCAATTTACAAGACACTACGCACATTCCCATTAATGTCAAGTGGGAGTAAACATTCTGCATTCGAAGTTAGCTGTAAGCAGTTACAGTAGCAGTTTATAGGTCGCTTCCCAGtactactttattttttcatctttactGATCTACCAATGTCCTGTAGGAgaatatttaaagtgtgtgttatAGTCTGAATTTCTTCATAAACAGTCACAAAGTGAGCATTGTTTCCTCTTGATCAGCCCGCCGCTACAGAGACAAAACATTACAGCCTCCGATTCCATGCTGATCGTACACCTATTCAAACTTGGGCGTAGAGGTCGACTCGACAGTAACTCAAGAATCAGACAATATCGCGTCACCCGTCACCCGAGGCTCTGTGTGATGGGAACCCGTTACCTGTTTGGATGTGATGACGGCAGCATAAACTGGAAGTCCACAGCACAGGTTCCATCCTGCAGCTGGTGATGCTGGATGCTATTCAGCTCGTAGGCGATGTACGCCCTGCGAACATACACCTGAAGTCGAGACAGAGCAAGTGAGATTTACCATTTTAGTAGGTTTAACAAATGCATAAGAAAGCAATGCCTTGAGTTCGCAACCCACACCTCTAAGGCGGCCATGCACACGACTTGATTGACGTGATAGAAGAAGTTGGGCAACACGTCGAATATGGAGGTTTCGGAGAGGATGAGTTTCtgt includes the following:
- the acacb gene encoding acetyl-CoA carboxylase isoform X3; the protein is MRSNIPRHQLRLPRRTVRITILGATRSPRVLKSKQSPLSLRRPPLSSGPEARERLKFILGASEDNSSDEEPLLTKPPSGASQPPLNNSKPAPQQPSSAAPQLSSSRIRPSMSGPNLVKKGREHRKMDLQRDFTVASPAELVTRFGGNRVIEKVLIANNGIAAVKCMRSIRRWSYEMFRNERTIRFVVMVTPEDLKANAEYIKMADHYVPVPGGTNNNNYANVELIVDIAKRIPVQAVWAGWGHASENPKLPELLNKAGISFLGPSSKAMWALGDKVASSIVAQSADIPTLPWSGSGLRVGWTEEDQKLGKVISVPPEVYKKGCVHDVDDGLAGAETIGYPVVIKASEGGGGKGIRKVESSEDFPGFFRQVQAEVPGSPIFVMQLAQHARHLEVQILADEYGNAISLFGRDCSIQRRHQKIIEEAPATIAASSTFEQMERYAVRLAKMVGYVSAGTVEYLFSEDGSFHFLELNPRLQVEHPCTEMIADVNLPAAQLQIAMGIPLYRIKDIRLLYGETPWGDNIINFETPDGLPCPRGHVIAARITSENPDEGFKPSSGTVQELNFRSSKNVWGYFSVGATGGLHEFADSQFGHCFSWGENREEAISNMVVAMKELSIRGDFRTTVEYLIKLLETESFRNNDIDTGWLDHLIAEKVQAERPETMLGIVCGALHVADASFRKSMSDYLHSLERGQVLPAASLLNCVNVDLIYEGVKFCLKVARQSPTTYVVMMNGSNIEIDVHRLNDGGLLLCYDGSSHTTYMKEEVDSYRITVGNKTCVFEKEKDPTVLRSPSAGKLLQYMVEDGGHIFAGETYAEIEVMKMVMTLTVHQSGCIHFVKRPGAVLESGCVMAHIDLDDPSSILKVELNTATLPPQQPLPMVGEKLHQVFHSVLENLVKVMDGYCLEEPYYSSKLKQWVATLMKTLRDPSLPLLELQEIMTSVAGRIPASVEKDIRKVMAQYASNITSVLCQFPSQRIANILDSHAATLQRKSDREVFFMNTQSIVQLVQRYRSGIRGYMKSVVLDLLKRYLQVEMQFQQAHYDKCVINLREKYKPDMSPVLDYIFSHAQVSKKNILVTMLIDQLCGRDPTLADELMAILNELTQLSKMENSKVALRARQVLIASHLPSYELRHNQVESIFLSAIDMYGHQFCPENLKKLILSETSIFDVLPNFFYHVNQVVCMAALEVYVRRAYIAYELNSIQHHQLQDGTCAVDFQFMLPSSHPNRGSSRTLNRVPVPVNGSGQFKMRRQSSELFLEGAFSPPCQRMGAMVAFQDFDDFKRDFDEVLSSFAEPLLEDSPFSESCSSLYEDESFKNTRENPIHIINVSIKTADTEDDDALVTAFTAFAQSKKAILFEYGIRRITFLIAQKREFPKFFTFRARDGFQEDRIYRNLEPALAFQLELNRMRNFDLTAVPCANHKMHLYLGAARVQEGAEVTDYRFFIRAIIRHSDLITKEASFEYLQNEGERLLLEAMDELEVAFSNTSVRTDCNHIFLNFVPTVIMDPSKIEESVRSMVMRYGSRLWKLRVLQAELKINIRLTPTGNAIPIRLFLTNESGYYLDISLYKEVTDLNSGQIMFQSYGDKQGPLHGMLINTPYVTKDLLQSKRFQAQTLGTTYVYDFPEMFRQALLKQWGPGEVSPKDVLMCTELVLDSEGRLVQLNRLPGDNDVGMVAFRMKMKTPEYPKGRDIIVICNDITHMIGSFGPQEDELFLRASELARAEGIPRIYIAANSGARIGLAEEVKHMFQVAWIDPADPYKGFKYLYLTPQDYTRISSTNSVHCHHVEECGESRYIITDIIGKDEGLGVENLRGSGTIAGESSRAYDEIITISMVTCRAIGIGAYLVRLGQRVIQVENSHIILTGAGALNKVLGREVYTSNNQLGGIQIMHNNGVTHTTVPDDFEGVFNILQWLSYMPKNKHSPVPVIAITDPVDREIEFTPTKAPYDPRWMLAGRSHPSVRGAWQSGFFDYGSFMEVMESWAQTVVVGRARLGGIPLGVIAVETRTVEFTVPADPANLDSESKVLQQAGQVWFPDSAFKTAQAICDFNRERLPLMVFANWRGFSGGMKDMYDQVLKFGAYIVDALHGFHQPVLVYIPPQAELRGGSWVVIDPTINPLCMELYADRESRGGVLEAEGTVEIKFRRKDLLKTMRRLDSVYSSLVEQLASPELSDKQCKELESKLKAREEFLLPIYHQVAVQFVDLHDTPGRMQEKGAITDILDWKNVRTFFYWRLRRLLLEQVVKCEILQANKDLSDGHMQSMLRRWFVETEGTVKAYLWDNNQTVVEWLEKHLSDEDGTRSAIRENIKYLKRENAMKHIRSLVQANPDVAMDCIIHMSQNITQAQRAKLSHLLATMDSTSST